One segment of Carya illinoinensis cultivar Pawnee chromosome 1, C.illinoinensisPawnee_v1, whole genome shotgun sequence DNA contains the following:
- the LOC122311730 gene encoding CDPK-related kinase 3-like isoform X2 produces the protein MGQCYGKTDPKAEHDVTTTTTTIATSYNDQSHQTPLPSASGTNGAVNVQALKTMPARSSNPSPWPSPYPHGVSASPLSGGVSPSPGRGSATPKKFFRRPFPPPSPAKHIKASLAKRFGHASKPKEDPIPEEHGVEPEQALDKSFGYSKNFGAKYELGKEIGRGHFGHTCSARGKRGELKDQPVAVKIISKAKMTTAISIEDVRREVKILKGLSGHKHLVKFHDACEDTNNVYMVMELCEGGELLDRILSRGGRYAEEDAKFIVVQILSVVAFCHLQGVVHRDLKPENFLFTSRSEDADMKLIDFGLSDFIRPDERLNDIVGSAYYVAPEVLHRSYSLEADVWSIGVIAYILLCGSRPFWARTESGIFRAVLRADPNFEDLPWPSVSAEAKDFVKRLLNKDYRKRMTAVQALTHPWLRDESRPIPLDILIYKLVKLYLHATPFKRAALKALSKALTEDELVYLRAQFNLLEPNRDGRISLENFKMMEPLAFRKMGFEEFCAAAISTHQLEALDGWERIASTAFEYFEREGNRSISVDELARELSLGPSAYSVLKDWIRNSDGKLSLLGYTKFLHGVTLRSSNTRHH, from the exons ATGGGGCAGTGCTACGGCAAGACCGACCCAAAGGCCGAGCATGACgttactactactactactactattGCCACCTCCTACAATGATCAGTCTCATCAGACGCCTTTACCCTCTGCAAGTGGGACTAACGGTGCCGTCAACGTGCAGGCGTTAAAGACCATGCCGGCTCGGTCCTCCAATCCGAGCCCCTGGCCGAGCCCTTACCCTCACGGAGTTTCCGCGAGTCCTCTATCCGGTGGCGTGTCGCCGTCTCCAGGGAGAGGGTCGGCGACTCCAAAGAAGTTCTTCCGGAGGCCTTTCCCGCCGCCTTCGCCCGCTAAGCACATAAAGGCGTCGCTGGCGAAGCGGTTCGGCCACGCCTCCAAGCCCAAGGAGGACCCGATCCCTGAGGAGCACGGAGTCGAGCCGGAACAAGCTCTGGACAAGAGCTTCGGCTACAGCAAGAACTTCGGAGCCAAGTACGAGCTTGGAAAAGAGATAGGGCGAGGTCATTTTGGTCATACTTGCTCTGCTAGAGGCAAAAGGGGGGAGCTTAAAGATCAGCCTGTTGCCGTGAAAATCATATCGAAAGCAAAG ATGACGACTGCAATATCAATTGAAGATGTTCGTAGAGAAGTGAAGATATTAAAAGGTTTATCGGGCCATAAGCATCTGGTCAAATTTCATGATGCATGTGAGGACACCAATAACGTGTACATGGTCATGGA ATTGTGTGAAGGTGGAGAACTCCTAGACAGAATTTTATCAAG AGGAGGAAGGTATGCAGAGGAAGATGCAAAATTTATAGTCGTGCAAATTCTAAGTGTAGTTGCATTTTGTCATCTTCAAGGCGTTGTGCACCGTGACTTGAAGCCAGag AATTTCCTTTTCACTTCTAGAAGTGAAGATGCAGACATGAAGCTTATTGACTTTGGTCTTTCTGACTTTATCAGGCCAG ACGAAAGACTGAATGATATTGTTGGAAGTGCATATTATGTTGCACCTGAAGTCCTTCATAGGTCTTATAGTCTGGAAGCAGATGTATGGAGCATCGGTGTCATTGCCTACATCTTATTATGTGGAAGCCGGCCTTTCTGGGCACGGACGGAATCTGGGATTTTCCGTGCAGTGCTTAGAGCCGACCCAAATTTTGAGGATTTACCCTGGCCTTCTGTGTCTGCAGAGGCCAAGGACTTTGTGAAAAGGCTCCTGAACAAGGATTACAGGAAAAGAATGACTGCAGTTCAAGCTCTCA CTCATCCGTGGTTGCGGGATGAGAGTCGTCCAATCCCTTTGGACATATTGATCTATAAGTTAGTCAAGTTGTATCTTCATGCTACACCTTTCAAGCGTGCAGCACTAAAG GCTCTATCAAAAGCTTTGACTGAGGATGAGCTGGTGTATCTCAGAGCTCAGTTCAATCTGTTAGAACCAAATAGGGATGGGCGCATCTCCcttgaaaatttcaaaatg atGGAACCGCTTGCATTTAGAAAGATGGGATTTGAAGAGTTTTGTGCAGCTGCAATCAGCACACATCAATTGGAGGCCCTTGATGGGTGGGAACGGATTGCTTCCACTGCTTTTGAGTACTTTGAACGGGAGGGTAACCGTAGTATATCTGTTGATGAATTGGCAAGG GAATTGAGTCTTGGACCGTCTGCTTATTCCGTCCTAAAAGATTGGATCCGAAACTCAGATGGAAAGCTTAGTTTACTTGGATATACAAAATTTTTGCATGGAGTAACACTTCGTAGTTCAAACACAAGACACCATTAA
- the LOC122311730 gene encoding CDPK-related kinase 3-like isoform X1, with translation MGQCYGKTDPKAEHDVTTTTTTIATSYNDQSHQTPLPSASGTNGAVNVQALKTMPARSSNPSPWPSPYPHGVSASPLSGGVSPSPGRGSATPKKFFRRPFPPPSPAKHIKASLAKRFGHASKPKEDPIPEEHGVEPEQALDKSFGYSKNFGAKYELGKEIGRGHFGHTCSARGKRGELKDQPVAVKIISKAKMTTAISIEDVRREVKILKGLSGHKHLVKFHDACEDTNNVYMVMELCEGGELLDRILSRGGRYAEEDAKFIVVQILSVVAFCHLQGVVHRDLKPENFLFTSRSEDADMKLIDFGLSDFIRPDERLNDIVGSAYYVAPEVLHRSYSLEADVWSIGVIAYILLCGSRPFWARTESGIFRAVLRADPNFEDLPWPSVSAEAKDFVKRLLNKDYRKRMTAVQALTHPWLRDESRPIPLDILIYKLVKLYLHATPFKRAALKALSKALTEDELVYLRAQFNLLEPNRDGRISLENFKMALMRNETDAMRESRVHNIMNAMEPLAFRKMGFEEFCAAAISTHQLEALDGWERIASTAFEYFEREGNRSISVDELARELSLGPSAYSVLKDWIRNSDGKLSLLGYTKFLHGVTLRSSNTRHH, from the exons ATGGGGCAGTGCTACGGCAAGACCGACCCAAAGGCCGAGCATGACgttactactactactactactattGCCACCTCCTACAATGATCAGTCTCATCAGACGCCTTTACCCTCTGCAAGTGGGACTAACGGTGCCGTCAACGTGCAGGCGTTAAAGACCATGCCGGCTCGGTCCTCCAATCCGAGCCCCTGGCCGAGCCCTTACCCTCACGGAGTTTCCGCGAGTCCTCTATCCGGTGGCGTGTCGCCGTCTCCAGGGAGAGGGTCGGCGACTCCAAAGAAGTTCTTCCGGAGGCCTTTCCCGCCGCCTTCGCCCGCTAAGCACATAAAGGCGTCGCTGGCGAAGCGGTTCGGCCACGCCTCCAAGCCCAAGGAGGACCCGATCCCTGAGGAGCACGGAGTCGAGCCGGAACAAGCTCTGGACAAGAGCTTCGGCTACAGCAAGAACTTCGGAGCCAAGTACGAGCTTGGAAAAGAGATAGGGCGAGGTCATTTTGGTCATACTTGCTCTGCTAGAGGCAAAAGGGGGGAGCTTAAAGATCAGCCTGTTGCCGTGAAAATCATATCGAAAGCAAAG ATGACGACTGCAATATCAATTGAAGATGTTCGTAGAGAAGTGAAGATATTAAAAGGTTTATCGGGCCATAAGCATCTGGTCAAATTTCATGATGCATGTGAGGACACCAATAACGTGTACATGGTCATGGA ATTGTGTGAAGGTGGAGAACTCCTAGACAGAATTTTATCAAG AGGAGGAAGGTATGCAGAGGAAGATGCAAAATTTATAGTCGTGCAAATTCTAAGTGTAGTTGCATTTTGTCATCTTCAAGGCGTTGTGCACCGTGACTTGAAGCCAGag AATTTCCTTTTCACTTCTAGAAGTGAAGATGCAGACATGAAGCTTATTGACTTTGGTCTTTCTGACTTTATCAGGCCAG ACGAAAGACTGAATGATATTGTTGGAAGTGCATATTATGTTGCACCTGAAGTCCTTCATAGGTCTTATAGTCTGGAAGCAGATGTATGGAGCATCGGTGTCATTGCCTACATCTTATTATGTGGAAGCCGGCCTTTCTGGGCACGGACGGAATCTGGGATTTTCCGTGCAGTGCTTAGAGCCGACCCAAATTTTGAGGATTTACCCTGGCCTTCTGTGTCTGCAGAGGCCAAGGACTTTGTGAAAAGGCTCCTGAACAAGGATTACAGGAAAAGAATGACTGCAGTTCAAGCTCTCA CTCATCCGTGGTTGCGGGATGAGAGTCGTCCAATCCCTTTGGACATATTGATCTATAAGTTAGTCAAGTTGTATCTTCATGCTACACCTTTCAAGCGTGCAGCACTAAAG GCTCTATCAAAAGCTTTGACTGAGGATGAGCTGGTGTATCTCAGAGCTCAGTTCAATCTGTTAGAACCAAATAGGGATGGGCGCATCTCCcttgaaaatttcaaaatg GCTCTTATGCGAAATGAAACTGATGCCATGAGAGAGTCCAGAGTTCATAATATTATGAATGCT atGGAACCGCTTGCATTTAGAAAGATGGGATTTGAAGAGTTTTGTGCAGCTGCAATCAGCACACATCAATTGGAGGCCCTTGATGGGTGGGAACGGATTGCTTCCACTGCTTTTGAGTACTTTGAACGGGAGGGTAACCGTAGTATATCTGTTGATGAATTGGCAAGG GAATTGAGTCTTGGACCGTCTGCTTATTCCGTCCTAAAAGATTGGATCCGAAACTCAGATGGAAAGCTTAGTTTACTTGGATATACAAAATTTTTGCATGGAGTAACACTTCGTAGTTCAAACACAAGACACCATTAA
- the LOC122311730 gene encoding CDPK-related kinase 3-like isoform X4, whose amino-acid sequence MTTAISIEDVRREVKILKGLSGHKHLVKFHDACEDTNNVYMVMELCEGGELLDRILSRGGRYAEEDAKFIVVQILSVVAFCHLQGVVHRDLKPENFLFTSRSEDADMKLIDFGLSDFIRPDERLNDIVGSAYYVAPEVLHRSYSLEADVWSIGVIAYILLCGSRPFWARTESGIFRAVLRADPNFEDLPWPSVSAEAKDFVKRLLNKDYRKRMTAVQALTHPWLRDESRPIPLDILIYKLVKLYLHATPFKRAALKALSKALTEDELVYLRAQFNLLEPNRDGRISLENFKMALMRNETDAMRESRVHNIMNAMEPLAFRKMGFEEFCAAAISTHQLEALDGWERIASTAFEYFEREGNRSISVDELARELSLGPSAYSVLKDWIRNSDGKLSLLGYTKFLHGVTLRSSNTRHH is encoded by the exons ATGACGACTGCAATATCAATTGAAGATGTTCGTAGAGAAGTGAAGATATTAAAAGGTTTATCGGGCCATAAGCATCTGGTCAAATTTCATGATGCATGTGAGGACACCAATAACGTGTACATGGTCATGGA ATTGTGTGAAGGTGGAGAACTCCTAGACAGAATTTTATCAAG AGGAGGAAGGTATGCAGAGGAAGATGCAAAATTTATAGTCGTGCAAATTCTAAGTGTAGTTGCATTTTGTCATCTTCAAGGCGTTGTGCACCGTGACTTGAAGCCAGag AATTTCCTTTTCACTTCTAGAAGTGAAGATGCAGACATGAAGCTTATTGACTTTGGTCTTTCTGACTTTATCAGGCCAG ACGAAAGACTGAATGATATTGTTGGAAGTGCATATTATGTTGCACCTGAAGTCCTTCATAGGTCTTATAGTCTGGAAGCAGATGTATGGAGCATCGGTGTCATTGCCTACATCTTATTATGTGGAAGCCGGCCTTTCTGGGCACGGACGGAATCTGGGATTTTCCGTGCAGTGCTTAGAGCCGACCCAAATTTTGAGGATTTACCCTGGCCTTCTGTGTCTGCAGAGGCCAAGGACTTTGTGAAAAGGCTCCTGAACAAGGATTACAGGAAAAGAATGACTGCAGTTCAAGCTCTCA CTCATCCGTGGTTGCGGGATGAGAGTCGTCCAATCCCTTTGGACATATTGATCTATAAGTTAGTCAAGTTGTATCTTCATGCTACACCTTTCAAGCGTGCAGCACTAAAG GCTCTATCAAAAGCTTTGACTGAGGATGAGCTGGTGTATCTCAGAGCTCAGTTCAATCTGTTAGAACCAAATAGGGATGGGCGCATCTCCcttgaaaatttcaaaatg GCTCTTATGCGAAATGAAACTGATGCCATGAGAGAGTCCAGAGTTCATAATATTATGAATGCT atGGAACCGCTTGCATTTAGAAAGATGGGATTTGAAGAGTTTTGTGCAGCTGCAATCAGCACACATCAATTGGAGGCCCTTGATGGGTGGGAACGGATTGCTTCCACTGCTTTTGAGTACTTTGAACGGGAGGGTAACCGTAGTATATCTGTTGATGAATTGGCAAGG GAATTGAGTCTTGGACCGTCTGCTTATTCCGTCCTAAAAGATTGGATCCGAAACTCAGATGGAAAGCTTAGTTTACTTGGATATACAAAATTTTTGCATGGAGTAACACTTCGTAGTTCAAACACAAGACACCATTAA
- the LOC122311730 gene encoding CDPK-related kinase 3-like isoform X3: protein MGQCYGKTDPKAEHDVTTTTTTIATSYNDQSHQTPLPSASGTNGAVNVQALKTMPARSSNPSPWPSPYPHGVSASPLSGGVSPSPGRGSATPKKFFRRPFPPPSPAKHIKASLAKRFGHASKPKEDPIPEEHGVEPEQALDKSFGYSKNFGAKYELGKEIGRGHFGHTCSARGKRGELKDQPVAVKIISKAKMTTAISIEDVRREVKILKGLSGHKHLVKFHDACEDTNNVYMVMELCEGGELLDRILSRGGRYAEEDAKFIVVQILSVVAFCHLQGVVHRDLKPENFLFTSRSEDADMKLIDFGLSDFIRPDERLNDIVGSAYYVAPEVLHRSYSLEADVWSIGVIAYILLCGSRPFWARTESGIFRAVLRADPNFEDLPWPSVSAEAKDFVKRLLNKDYRKRMTAVQALTHPWLRDESRPIPLDILIYKLVKLYLHATPFKRAALKALSKALTEDELVYLRAQFNLLEPNRDGRISLENFKMALMRNETDAMRESRVHNIMNAVRHIC from the exons ATGGGGCAGTGCTACGGCAAGACCGACCCAAAGGCCGAGCATGACgttactactactactactactattGCCACCTCCTACAATGATCAGTCTCATCAGACGCCTTTACCCTCTGCAAGTGGGACTAACGGTGCCGTCAACGTGCAGGCGTTAAAGACCATGCCGGCTCGGTCCTCCAATCCGAGCCCCTGGCCGAGCCCTTACCCTCACGGAGTTTCCGCGAGTCCTCTATCCGGTGGCGTGTCGCCGTCTCCAGGGAGAGGGTCGGCGACTCCAAAGAAGTTCTTCCGGAGGCCTTTCCCGCCGCCTTCGCCCGCTAAGCACATAAAGGCGTCGCTGGCGAAGCGGTTCGGCCACGCCTCCAAGCCCAAGGAGGACCCGATCCCTGAGGAGCACGGAGTCGAGCCGGAACAAGCTCTGGACAAGAGCTTCGGCTACAGCAAGAACTTCGGAGCCAAGTACGAGCTTGGAAAAGAGATAGGGCGAGGTCATTTTGGTCATACTTGCTCTGCTAGAGGCAAAAGGGGGGAGCTTAAAGATCAGCCTGTTGCCGTGAAAATCATATCGAAAGCAAAG ATGACGACTGCAATATCAATTGAAGATGTTCGTAGAGAAGTGAAGATATTAAAAGGTTTATCGGGCCATAAGCATCTGGTCAAATTTCATGATGCATGTGAGGACACCAATAACGTGTACATGGTCATGGA ATTGTGTGAAGGTGGAGAACTCCTAGACAGAATTTTATCAAG AGGAGGAAGGTATGCAGAGGAAGATGCAAAATTTATAGTCGTGCAAATTCTAAGTGTAGTTGCATTTTGTCATCTTCAAGGCGTTGTGCACCGTGACTTGAAGCCAGag AATTTCCTTTTCACTTCTAGAAGTGAAGATGCAGACATGAAGCTTATTGACTTTGGTCTTTCTGACTTTATCAGGCCAG ACGAAAGACTGAATGATATTGTTGGAAGTGCATATTATGTTGCACCTGAAGTCCTTCATAGGTCTTATAGTCTGGAAGCAGATGTATGGAGCATCGGTGTCATTGCCTACATCTTATTATGTGGAAGCCGGCCTTTCTGGGCACGGACGGAATCTGGGATTTTCCGTGCAGTGCTTAGAGCCGACCCAAATTTTGAGGATTTACCCTGGCCTTCTGTGTCTGCAGAGGCCAAGGACTTTGTGAAAAGGCTCCTGAACAAGGATTACAGGAAAAGAATGACTGCAGTTCAAGCTCTCA CTCATCCGTGGTTGCGGGATGAGAGTCGTCCAATCCCTTTGGACATATTGATCTATAAGTTAGTCAAGTTGTATCTTCATGCTACACCTTTCAAGCGTGCAGCACTAAAG GCTCTATCAAAAGCTTTGACTGAGGATGAGCTGGTGTATCTCAGAGCTCAGTTCAATCTGTTAGAACCAAATAGGGATGGGCGCATCTCCcttgaaaatttcaaaatg GCTCTTATGCGAAATGAAACTGATGCCATGAGAGAGTCCAGAGTTCATAATATTATGAATGCTGTAAGGCATATTTGTTGA